In Roseofilum capinflatum BLCC-M114, the DNA window GGACTTATTCGCGGGTAAGGTGAAACATTTTATCTATATGAGTTCGGCTGGAGTCTACTTAAAATCGGAGCAAATGCCCCATATTGAAGGCGATCCGGTAGACCCGAAAAGCCGCCATAAAGGAAAGTTTGAAACGGAAAAATACTTGAGTGAAAAGCAACTGCCGTTTACCTCTATTCGCCCCACCTATATTTACGGCCCGTTGAATTATAATCCTTTAGAAGCTTGGTTCTTTGACCGCATTGTGCGCGATCGCCCCCTTCCCATCCCCGGTTCAGGGAATGCCATTACCCAATTGGGTCATTGTTACGACTTAGCCCAAGCGATGATGGCGGTTTTGGGCAATTCCCAGGCAATCGGTCAAATTTATAATGTTTCTGGCGATCGCTACGTCACCTTTGATGGATTAGCCCAAGCTTGTGCGATCGCCTGTGGAAAATCTGCTGAAGATATCCAAATTGTTCATTACGATCCCAAACAATTTGACTTCGGCAAACGCAAAGCCTTCCCCATGCGCTCTCAGCACTTTTTCGCCGATATTCACAAAGCCAAAACTGAACTCCATTGGCAGCCCAAATATGACCTAGTGTCTGGATTAAAAGATTCCTTTGAAACCGATTATCTGGCTCAAGGTAAAGATAAACTAGAGGTGGACTTTTCCCTAGATGACCAAATTTTGTAATATAGCAAACCTAAATGAGCGGATAGGGTGGGCAGGAACATAAGCCATATTTCCGAAGATATACAAGCTTTATCCTGCCCACCCTACGGGGATTGCTTGTGACCAATGTCGATTACCGATTACCAGTGGGTAGCGCTGTATTGTGCTGCACCATAGGCGGCGCTGTCGGATAGGGTATCAATTGACCATTCGACTCTGGTGTTTTTCAGATGGGGGAAGGTGTGGTCAATTTCATGGCGAATCCAACCAATGGCATCGGATTTAAATCGTTCATAGGAAGAATCGGATGCGGTATTGCGTCTTTCTTGCGCTCCACCGGAAATCACAATCAGGTCGCAGCCGACAATATTGAGGACGCTTCGGGCAGCTCTACCGAGATTGGTAAAGTATTCATGCCAGATGTCAGTAACATCTTGTAGGGGGTTGTCGGACTGACCGAGTTCGCGGAGGATTTTGGCGACTTCCATGGGGTCGCCTTGAAGTGCTTCAGGTACGTTGCCTTTGGCTTGTCGGTGTTTGACCATGTTTCTGAGGCCGAGTAAGGAGGCTCTGGTTTCAGCACATCCTGTTGCTCCACATCCACAAAGGTCGGCATTTTCGCTGGTATCTGTGACGATATGACCGAGTTCGGCGGCGACTCCAGGAGCGGAAATGACTTTACCGTTGATGATTAAGGCTCCTCCTAAGCCAGTTCCGGTAATAAACTGAGCCATGGAGGAGGAGGCTTTATTTTGGGCTTCTCTGACGGTGTATTCTCGGTAGGCGGCGGCATCGCCATCGTTGAGGAGGAGTGTGGGTAGGTTGAAGGTATCGGAGAGTTTCTGTTTGACGTTTACGCCTTGCCAGGAGCGATCAATGTTGGTGGGATAAACGCACATGCCTGAAGGGTCGATGGGCGTGGGGCAACATGCTCCGATCGCCTTAACCTCATCTGAATTAATGTTATTGACTTTGAAGATTTCTTTAGCAGCCGCTTGAATCACGTTGACGGTGGCATCGGGGCCTTCGGAGGCGCGGCTAGGGTTGTCTAGGCGATCGCCAATCACCCCGTTTTCAGAATCCCATAATCCCAGTTTTACGGTACTTGCTCCAATGTCGATGCCCAAATAAATGCTCATTTTGACCTCCGTTAAGCGCTATATTGCATCGTATCAAATCCTGAATCTTAAGACTCTACGCTTATGTCCGATCCTCTGGTTGGTATTATTATGGGCAGTGATTCCGATCTGCCGACGATGAAAGCGGCGATCGCCGTCTGCGAAGACTTTCAAGTGCCCGCAGAAGTAGCCATTGTCTCCGCCCATCGCACTCCCGAACGGATGGTTACCTATGCCCAACAAGCCCACGAACGGGGCATTAAGGTAATTATTGCTGGGGCAGGAGGGGCGGCCCATTTGCCGGGAATGGTGGCTTCATTAACGCCTTTACCGGTCATTGGTGTACCAGTAGCCTCCCGTCATCTGCAAGGACTCGACTCCCTCTACTCCATTGTTCAGATGCCCAGGGGCATTCCCGTGGCCACCGTGGCGATCGGCAACGCTCAGAATGCCGGACTGTTGGCCATCCAAATTTTAGCCACCCACCAACCCCACTTACTGCAAAAGATTCAAGCCTATCGCCACCAGCTTAATCAATCCGTAATTGAGAAACAAACCCAATTAGAACGACTCGGATATGAAGATTACTTAGAAAATAAGTAACATAAATTTTCAATTGAATTGGAAAAAAGTATTCTGTAATACAGAATAAACCCATCAGAATTGATGCAATCTATCTATCGTATTTACGGAACCAATTCAAGGAGTAGCCAAGCTTAAGTAAACCTTAAAATCGGCATTGAGTTTGACTTCATCTTCATTGGACTGGTTCTATGAAAAGCTGGAAGGCTATTTGTCGTCCCCTACTCAATGAGTAAGCTGCATCTCCAATTTCGTGCGGTAATTCTCAGATCAAGAAATTCATGGAAAGACAATCATTGAAAACTCAACGCCTTGATATCGGAGGGAGTCCGAAAAATCTCCCAAACTTCTGGGCTAATAAGTCCTGGAGGCAACAGCCCCAACTGAGTGCCCTACGCCTGTTGTTGGGTCGTAATGCTCTAAATTGGATCGCCTGTATTCCCCTATCAGCCATTATTGTGGTGATTTGGGAAGTGGCTGCCCAAGCCCAAGAAGCAGCCGAAGTGGTTCCAGGCTCTCCGGAATATATCCAAGGAGTCCTGAATGCCATTTGGATCTTAATCGCTGCCATCCTGGTGATCTTCATGAATGCTGGGTTTGGCATGTTAGAAACCGGATTCTGTCGGCAGAAAAATGCCGTCAACATCCTGGCGAAAAAC includes these proteins:
- the purE gene encoding 5-(carboxyamino)imidazole ribonucleotide mutase, whose product is MSDPLVGIIMGSDSDLPTMKAAIAVCEDFQVPAEVAIVSAHRTPERMVTYAQQAHERGIKVIIAGAGGAAHLPGMVASLTPLPVIGVPVASRHLQGLDSLYSIVQMPRGIPVATVAIGNAQNAGLLAIQILATHQPHLLQKIQAYRHQLNQSVIEKQTQLERLGYEDYLENK
- a CDS encoding ROK family protein — translated: MSIYLGIDIGASTVKLGLWDSENGVIGDRLDNPSRASEGPDATVNVIQAAAKEIFKVNNINSDEVKAIGACCPTPIDPSGMCVYPTNIDRSWQGVNVKQKLSDTFNLPTLLLNDGDAAAYREYTVREAQNKASSSMAQFITGTGLGGALIINGKVISAPGVAAELGHIVTDTSENADLCGCGATGCAETRASLLGLRNMVKHRQAKGNVPEALQGDPMEVAKILRELGQSDNPLQDVTDIWHEYFTNLGRAARSVLNIVGCDLIVISGGAQERRNTASDSSYERFKSDAIGWIRHEIDHTFPHLKNTRVEWSIDTLSDSAAYGAAQYSATHW
- a CDS encoding NAD-dependent epimerase/dehydratase family protein, with product MRVLVMGGTRFIGVYLTKLLVAQGHEVVLFNRGNKPAPVAGVTQIHGDRTDKAQIQDKLAGEEFDAIFDNNGRELSDTQPLADLFAGKVKHFIYMSSAGVYLKSEQMPHIEGDPVDPKSRHKGKFETEKYLSEKQLPFTSIRPTYIYGPLNYNPLEAWFFDRIVRDRPLPIPGSGNAITQLGHCYDLAQAMMAVLGNSQAIGQIYNVSGDRYVTFDGLAQACAIACGKSAEDIQIVHYDPKQFDFGKRKAFPMRSQHFFADIHKAKTELHWQPKYDLVSGLKDSFETDYLAQGKDKLEVDFSLDDQIL